One window from the genome of Cryobacterium sp. GrIS_2_6 encodes:
- a CDS encoding YcnI family protein: MTFTTTALAASALLAGGILALAAPLSASAHIDIDPSSAAAGSYSVLSFSLPHGCAGSPTTSISIAIPESVVSVTPTVNPNWTVEKTSTPLATPLTDEDGTSITDRIGGVVYTAITPMADGLRTTFDLSLQIPTDAAGTTLEFPVVQTCVAGSTNWDAHTVEGEAEPEHPAPSIAVTAAVASDEHAAAHTDTTTEASSESADAAASAPDVLARVLGVGGLVVGVVGLVLAITARRKHSA, translated from the coding sequence GTGACGTTCACGACCACCGCACTCGCGGCATCCGCCCTGCTCGCCGGCGGCATTCTCGCCCTCGCCGCGCCGCTCTCCGCAAGCGCCCACATCGACATCGACCCGTCCTCGGCCGCGGCCGGCTCATACTCCGTGCTGAGCTTCTCGCTCCCGCACGGCTGCGCCGGATCACCCACGACCTCCATCAGCATCGCCATCCCGGAGAGCGTCGTCAGTGTCACGCCGACGGTCAACCCGAACTGGACGGTCGAGAAGACCTCGACCCCGCTCGCGACCCCGCTGACGGACGAGGACGGCACCTCGATCACCGACAGGATCGGCGGCGTCGTCTACACCGCGATCACTCCGATGGCCGACGGCCTGCGCACGACATTCGACCTCAGCCTGCAGATCCCCACGGATGCGGCGGGCACGACCCTCGAGTTCCCCGTCGTGCAGACCTGTGTCGCCGGTTCGACGAACTGGGACGCGCACACCGTCGAGGGTGAGGCCGAACCGGAGCACCCGGCGCCGTCGATCGCGGTCACCGCGGCCGTCGCCTCCGATGAGCACGCCGCCGCCCACACCGACACCACCACCGAAGCGAGCTCCGAATCGGCGGATGCCGCGGCATCCGCCCCCGACGTGCTCGCCCGGGTGCTCGGAGTCGGCGGCCTCGTCGTCGGCGTCGTGGGCCTCGTGCTCGCGATCACCGCCCGTCGCAAGCACTCGGCTTAG
- a CDS encoding M23 family metallopeptidase, giving the protein MLVAPEPQQAFGPLARSLTAAARQAAAAARAADAARALTEQASARRAAAVAAAQSRLRATETRLGAAKLADASAHADYEAAVSRADLVHALRERAGVTADASRRVLATLVRGLMQQSGNSTLDALLDDRADHDLLFQLGTLDTLSRLTANLDDVRSRVAADVEREQALEKQDAAAQVVIAAVPVSAARTAVTAAQEDVNAASAALADLARSAPAATAAGEVQPFPATAPVADTGRLSEQGWTRPAAGRITDAFGPRLVHPVAGVGDFHRGTDIGAGCDAAIYAATDGVVEAAGVLGTYGNWILIDHGNGITTGYAHIAPGETLVSVGERVVAGQVIAGVGSTGASTGCHLHFEVRIDGTAVDAVPFLSLRGVNLGT; this is encoded by the coding sequence GTGCTGGTCGCGCCGGAACCCCAGCAGGCTTTCGGCCCGCTGGCACGCTCCCTGACGGCGGCCGCACGACAGGCAGCCGCTGCCGCCCGCGCCGCCGACGCCGCGAGGGCCCTGACGGAACAAGCCTCCGCCCGCCGCGCCGCCGCCGTCGCGGCCGCCCAGTCCCGCCTGCGCGCTACGGAAACCAGGCTGGGTGCGGCGAAGCTTGCCGACGCCTCAGCCCACGCCGACTACGAGGCCGCTGTCAGTCGGGCCGACCTCGTGCATGCGCTCAGGGAACGCGCAGGAGTCACCGCCGACGCGTCCCGCCGGGTGCTGGCAACTCTCGTTCGCGGCCTGATGCAACAATCCGGCAACAGCACCCTCGACGCGCTGCTCGACGACAGGGCCGACCATGACCTGCTGTTTCAGCTCGGAACACTGGATACCCTGTCCAGGCTGACCGCGAATCTCGACGACGTGCGCAGTCGCGTCGCCGCGGACGTCGAACGGGAGCAGGCGCTCGAGAAGCAGGATGCCGCCGCTCAGGTCGTCATCGCCGCCGTCCCCGTTTCCGCCGCCCGCACGGCGGTCACGGCGGCGCAGGAAGACGTCAACGCCGCATCCGCCGCCCTCGCCGACCTTGCCCGGTCAGCTCCGGCCGCCACGGCGGCGGGCGAGGTCCAGCCGTTCCCGGCAACTGCGCCCGTCGCGGACACCGGGCGTCTCAGCGAACAGGGCTGGACCAGACCAGCCGCAGGGCGCATCACCGATGCATTCGGCCCGCGTCTCGTGCACCCGGTTGCCGGGGTCGGTGACTTCCACCGGGGGACGGACATCGGCGCCGGGTGCGACGCGGCCATCTATGCGGCGACCGACGGAGTCGTCGAGGCCGCAGGCGTACTGGGCACCTACGGCAACTGGATCCTGATCGACCACGGGAATGGCATCACGACCGGCTACGCGCACATCGCCCCCGGAGAGACCCTGGTCAGCGTCGGTGAGCGCGTCGTTGCCGGCCAGGTGATCGCCGGGGTCGGGAGCACGGGCGCCTCGACCGGCTGCCACCTGCACTTCGAGGTCAGGATCGACGGGACCGCCGTCGACGCCGTCCCCTTCCTGTCCCTCCGCGGAGTCAACCTCGGTACCTGA
- the hutH gene encoding histidine ammonia-lyase produces the protein MSHTEESVTAGIHPAAASTAARITATATATATVTVTVGAGAVSFADVVAVARLDARIVLDPAALVGVAETRAIIDGLASDVNPHYGISTGFGALASTFITSDRRAQLQASLVRSHAAGSGPEVEREVVRALMLLRLSTLMTGRTGVRPATAEAYAAVLNAGITPVVHEYGSLGCSGDLAPLAHCALAVMGEGRVRDASGTLMGGGEALAAAGITPVVLAEKEGLALINGTDGMLGMLVLALTDLSRLLTTADIAAAMSVEALLGTDATFATDLQALRPQLGQAASAGNLRAILAGSPLLAFHAGPEDPTVQDAYSLRCSPQVHGAARDTADHAALIAGRELASAVDNPVVTLDGRVMSNGNFHGAPVGYVLDFLAIAAADVASMSERRTDRHLDAHRNKGLPPFLAHEVGVDSGLMIAQYTAAGIVSELKRLAVPASVDSIPSSAMQEDHVSMGWAAARKLRRSLDGLERVLAIEIMTAARSLDLRAPLQPGAATGAVRDLVRTVAEGPGHDRFLSPEIEAVVQIVATGAVADAAASVTGPLA, from the coding sequence ATGAGCCACACCGAAGAATCCGTCACCGCGGGCATCCACCCGGCCGCAGCATCCACCGCCGCACGCATCACAGCCACAGCCACAGCCACAGCCACAGTCACGGTCACCGTCGGAGCGGGCGCAGTTTCGTTCGCAGACGTCGTCGCCGTCGCCCGCCTCGACGCGCGCATCGTGCTCGACCCGGCCGCGCTCGTCGGCGTTGCGGAAACCCGTGCCATCATCGACGGCCTTGCGAGCGACGTGAACCCGCACTACGGCATCTCCACCGGCTTCGGCGCGCTCGCGTCGACGTTCATCACGAGCGACCGCCGCGCCCAGCTCCAGGCGAGTCTCGTGCGCTCCCACGCCGCTGGCAGCGGGCCGGAGGTCGAACGCGAGGTCGTGCGCGCGCTCATGCTGCTGCGGCTCTCGACCCTGATGACCGGACGCACCGGAGTGCGCCCCGCGACGGCCGAGGCCTATGCCGCCGTGCTCAACGCCGGCATCACCCCGGTCGTGCACGAATACGGGTCGCTCGGTTGCTCAGGCGACCTCGCCCCGCTCGCCCACTGCGCCCTCGCGGTGATGGGCGAGGGCCGGGTGCGCGACGCCAGCGGCACGCTGATGGGCGGCGGGGAGGCCCTCGCCGCGGCCGGAATCACCCCGGTCGTGCTCGCCGAGAAGGAAGGCCTCGCCCTGATCAACGGCACCGACGGCATGCTCGGCATGCTCGTCCTCGCCCTGACCGACTTGAGCCGACTCCTCACGACCGCCGATATCGCCGCGGCGATGAGCGTCGAGGCGCTGCTCGGCACGGATGCGACCTTCGCCACCGACCTGCAGGCGCTTCGACCCCAGCTCGGCCAGGCCGCGAGCGCCGGCAACCTCCGCGCGATCCTCGCCGGATCACCCCTGCTCGCCTTCCACGCCGGCCCGGAGGACCCCACCGTCCAGGACGCCTACTCGCTGCGCTGCTCCCCGCAGGTGCACGGCGCCGCCCGCGACACCGCAGACCACGCCGCCCTGATCGCCGGGCGCGAGCTCGCGAGCGCCGTCGACAACCCCGTGGTCACCCTCGACGGCCGGGTGATGTCCAACGGCAACTTCCACGGCGCCCCGGTCGGCTACGTGCTCGACTTCCTCGCGATCGCCGCCGCGGACGTCGCGAGCATGAGCGAGCGCCGCACCGACCGGCACCTCGACGCGCACCGCAACAAGGGCCTGCCGCCGTTCCTCGCGCACGAGGTCGGCGTCGACTCCGGCCTGATGATCGCGCAGTACACCGCCGCCGGGATCGTCTCTGAGCTCAAGCGCCTCGCCGTGCCGGCCTCGGTCGACTCGATCCCGTCCTCGGCGATGCAGGAGGACCACGTCTCGATGGGGTGGGCCGCCGCCCGCAAGCTCCGCCGCTCCCTCGACGGTCTCGAGCGGGTGCTCGCGATCGAGATCATGACTGCCGCCCGGTCGCTCGACCTGCGCGCGCCGCTGCAGCCGGGAGCCGCGACCGGCGCCGTGCGAGACCTCGTCCGCACCGTTGCCGAGGGTCCGGGGCACGACCGCTTCCTCTCCCCCGAGATCGAAGCCGTCGTGCAGATCGTCGCGACGGGCGCGGTCGCGGATGCCGCGGCATCCGTCACGGGGCCGCTGGCCTGA
- a CDS encoding DEAD/DEAH box helicase, with the protein MPTSNNPAVSRSNKNFDPKYAAKGGPSRGGSNNGSKSPGHRGYQADAGAPKKARWNAGERADRAAGRPTNDRPAYGDRPARSNDRPAYGDRPARGNDRPSYNNDRPSYNGASRTDRPTHSNSERPTYNARSERPSYNSDRPRTDRPSYNNDRPSYGDRAPRTDRPAYNKDRPSYGDRPARTDRPAYNSDRPRTDRPAYNNDRPSYGDRPARTDRPAYNNDRPRTDRPAYNNDRPSYGDRAARTERPSYGDRPARTERPSYGDRPERSHSDRPSYGDRPARTERPSYGDRPDRAARSERSDRPSYGDRPERSHSDRSNRSAHDDGGHSSNFYPSRDTKAHFAAGDDVVLERLEAIATTAAEVVGVTFGDLGLGENIVRELGALGAASPFPIQAATIPDVLAGRDVLGRGKTGSGKTIAFGAPLVEKLMENNGAKDRKMARKPRALILAPTRELALQIDRTVQPIARSVGLFTTQIYGGVPQYRQVSALQRGVDIIIGTAGRIEDLIEQGRLDLSEVVVTVLDEADYMCDLGFLEPVQRILRQTKKGGQKLLFSATLDKGVASLVKEFLTNPAVHEVAGEDQASSTIDHKVLVIEHRDKSAIIGQLVDRQGKTLIFSRTRAYAEQLAEQLEDAGVKATSLHGDLNQARRTRNLQMLTSGRVNVLVATDVAARGIHVDDIDLVIQADAPDEYKTYLHRSGRTGRAGKSGTVVTLIPKQRRRRMDELLERADIEASFMNAAPGDAAVRELAGL; encoded by the coding sequence ATGCCTACGAGCAACAATCCGGCTGTCAGCCGATCCAACAAGAACTTCGACCCGAAGTACGCCGCCAAGGGCGGACCCTCCCGCGGAGGATCCAACAACGGCAGCAAGAGCCCGGGCCACCGCGGCTACCAGGCTGATGCGGGCGCCCCCAAGAAGGCCCGCTGGAACGCCGGCGAACGCGCCGACCGCGCCGCAGGACGCCCCACCAACGACCGCCCGGCATACGGTGACCGTCCGGCCCGCAGCAATGACCGTCCCGCCTATGGCGACCGGCCCGCCCGCGGCAACGACCGCCCGTCGTACAACAACGACCGCCCGTCGTACAACGGCGCCTCGCGCACCGACCGCCCGACGCACAGCAACAGCGAGCGTCCCACGTACAACGCCCGCTCTGAGCGTCCGTCGTACAACAGCGACCGTCCCCGCACCGACCGTCCGTCGTACAACAACGACCGCCCGTCCTACGGCGACCGCGCCCCGCGCACCGACCGCCCGGCGTACAACAAGGACCGTCCCTCCTACGGCGACCGTCCGGCCCGTACGGATCGTCCGGCGTACAACAGCGACCGTCCCCGCACGGACCGCCCGGCCTACAACAACGACCGCCCGTCCTACGGTGACCGTCCGGCCCGTACGGATCGTCCGGCGTACAACAACGACCGTCCCCGGACCGACCGGCCGGCCTACAACAACGACCGCCCGTCCTACGGCGACCGTGCCGCCCGCACCGAGCGTCCCTCCTACGGTGACCGTCCGGCCCGCACCGAGCGTCCCTCCTACGGTGACCGTCCCGAGCGTTCGCACTCCGACCGCCCGTCCTACGGCGACCGTCCGGCCCGCACCGAGCGTCCCTCCTACGGCGATCGCCCCGACCGTGCGGCTCGCTCCGAGCGTTCCGACCGCCCGTCCTATGGCGACCGTCCGGAGCGTTCGCACTCCGACCGCAGCAACCGTTCTGCGCATGACGACGGCGGCCACTCCAGCAACTTCTACCCGAGCCGCGACACCAAGGCGCACTTCGCCGCAGGTGATGACGTCGTCCTCGAGCGCCTCGAAGCCATCGCGACGACGGCTGCCGAAGTTGTCGGCGTGACCTTCGGCGACCTGGGCCTGGGCGAGAACATCGTCCGCGAGCTCGGCGCCCTCGGTGCCGCCAGCCCGTTCCCGATCCAGGCCGCGACCATCCCGGACGTGCTCGCCGGGCGCGACGTGCTCGGCCGTGGCAAGACCGGCTCCGGCAAGACGATCGCCTTCGGCGCTCCCCTCGTGGAGAAGCTGATGGAGAACAACGGCGCCAAGGACCGCAAGATGGCCCGCAAGCCCCGCGCGCTCATCCTGGCCCCGACTCGCGAGCTCGCGCTGCAGATCGACCGCACCGTGCAGCCCATCGCCCGCAGCGTCGGCCTCTTTACCACCCAGATCTACGGCGGCGTTCCGCAGTACCGCCAGGTCAGCGCCCTCCAGCGCGGCGTGGACATCATCATCGGCACCGCCGGCCGCATCGAGGACCTCATCGAACAGGGTCGCCTCGACCTCAGCGAGGTCGTCGTCACCGTCCTCGACGAAGCCGACTACATGTGCGACCTGGGCTTCCTCGAGCCCGTCCAGCGGATCCTGCGCCAGACCAAGAAGGGCGGCCAGAAGCTGCTCTTCTCGGCGACCCTCGACAAGGGCGTCGCCTCGCTCGTCAAGGAGTTCCTGACGAACCCGGCCGTCCACGAGGTCGCCGGTGAAGACCAGGCCTCCTCCACGATCGACCACAAGGTCCTCGTCATCGAGCACCGCGACAAGAGCGCCATCATCGGCCAGCTCGTCGACCGCCAGGGCAAGACGCTCATCTTCTCCCGCACCCGTGCGTACGCCGAGCAGCTCGCCGAGCAGCTCGAAGATGCCGGCGTGAAGGCGACGAGCCTGCACGGCGACCTGAACCAGGCCCGCCGTACCCGCAACCTGCAGATGCTGACCAGCGGTCGCGTCAACGTGCTGGTGGCAACGGATGTCGCGGCCCGCGGCATCCACGTGGACGACATCGACCTGGTCATCCAGGCCGACGCCCCCGACGAGTACAAGACCTACCTGCACCGCTCCGGTCGCACCGGCCGTGCAGGCAAGTCCGGCACCGTCGTCACGCTGATCCCGAAGCAGCGTCGTCGCCGCATGGACGAGCTCCTCGAGCGCGCCGACATCGAAGCCAGCTTCATGAACGCCGCCCCCGGCGACGCAGCCGTCCGCGAGCTCGCCGGCCTGTAA
- a CDS encoding copper resistance CopC family protein — protein MRSNHVRDRSLRALGVAAVVAASLGFSAAPASAHNYPVGYAPAENSVVTEQPGNFTVTTNDALLNLDGTGTGNAMRISGPTSAPLYYGDGCITLFGAKLETTAQLGQPGEYTVTWQVVSTDGHPVSGSYTFTWQPAAGQVLATGLAAAPTCGATTAPDAPGAVAEASAGTPATPGAAQSAVAPTDLLWIAGAALAVLIAVAATLFLTRRRPTP, from the coding sequence ATGCGAAGCAACCACGTCCGCGACCGGTCCCTGCGCGCGCTCGGTGTCGCGGCCGTGGTTGCCGCGTCGCTGGGGTTCTCCGCCGCCCCGGCGTCCGCGCACAACTATCCGGTCGGGTACGCGCCCGCGGAGAACTCGGTCGTGACCGAGCAGCCCGGCAACTTCACCGTCACCACCAACGACGCCCTGCTGAACCTCGACGGCACTGGAACCGGCAACGCCATGCGGATCAGCGGTCCGACCTCCGCACCTCTCTACTACGGCGACGGATGCATCACCCTGTTCGGCGCGAAGCTCGAGACCACGGCCCAGCTCGGCCAGCCGGGGGAGTACACGGTGACCTGGCAGGTCGTCTCGACGGACGGGCACCCCGTCTCGGGCAGCTACACGTTCACCTGGCAGCCCGCCGCCGGCCAGGTGCTCGCGACCGGCCTCGCCGCCGCCCCGACCTGCGGCGCCACCACCGCACCGGATGCCCCGGGTGCCGTCGCCGAGGCATCCGCCGGCACCCCTGCAACCCCTGGCGCCGCGCAAAGCGCGGTCGCCCCCACCGACCTGCTCTGGATCGCCGGCGCCGCGTTGGCCGTGCTCATCGCGGTGGCCGCAACCCTTTTCCTCACCCGCCGCCGCCCCACCCCCTAA
- a CDS encoding FUSC family protein has product MTRSGVRQTVRHAPRWVGSQLTAARLLAAAKAALAVAIAWTVAGYLPGAANEYPYYAPLGALVSMYPTLMSSVRNALQTLGGLFVAIVLAGTVLLVSGPNVLTISLAVGVGALVAATGVFGANREYIPVTALFVLIIGGPNADGYSIGYLEQLSLGIVIGLAVNLLILPPLTLDAVGRQLSHYRGRLAGHLSDLAEALTENWPPERDDWASHGEELVTLARDVREALFHAEDSRKGNPRARIHRRDLARDRDDLAALETVTFHVRDLTDVLAGAVWGAPIALELRPELRPPLGRALLAVVAVLTEWESGLDGEAVLTDSGAFETAETAVAQLTAELDNRHDATPATAMGAATAISLDLTRILAALRPRLARTAT; this is encoded by the coding sequence ATGACGCGATCGGGCGTACGGCAGACCGTGCGACACGCGCCCCGGTGGGTGGGATCGCAGCTGACCGCAGCTCGGCTGCTGGCCGCGGCGAAGGCGGCCCTCGCCGTGGCCATCGCGTGGACGGTCGCCGGATACCTGCCGGGGGCCGCCAACGAGTACCCGTATTACGCGCCGCTCGGAGCGCTCGTCAGCATGTACCCGACGCTGATGAGTTCCGTTCGGAACGCACTGCAGACCCTCGGCGGCCTCTTCGTCGCGATCGTGCTCGCGGGTACGGTGCTGCTCGTGAGCGGACCGAATGTGCTGACCATATCGCTGGCCGTTGGCGTGGGCGCGCTCGTCGCCGCGACCGGCGTGTTCGGCGCGAACCGGGAGTACATCCCCGTCACGGCCCTGTTCGTGCTCATCATCGGGGGACCGAATGCGGACGGGTACTCGATCGGTTACCTCGAGCAGCTTTCCCTGGGCATCGTGATCGGACTCGCCGTGAACCTCCTGATCCTGCCACCTCTGACACTCGACGCCGTCGGCCGCCAGCTGTCGCACTACCGCGGCAGGCTCGCCGGCCACCTCTCCGACCTGGCCGAGGCGCTCACCGAGAACTGGCCGCCCGAGCGCGACGACTGGGCGAGCCACGGGGAGGAACTCGTCACGCTCGCGCGCGACGTGCGCGAAGCCCTGTTCCACGCGGAAGACAGCCGCAAGGGAAACCCTCGGGCCCGCATCCACCGGCGCGACCTGGCCAGGGATCGGGACGACCTGGCCGCGCTCGAGACCGTGACGTTCCACGTCCGCGACCTCACCGATGTGCTCGCCGGGGCGGTCTGGGGGGCGCCGATCGCGCTCGAACTGCGTCCAGAGCTCAGGCCGCCACTCGGCCGGGCCCTGCTCGCGGTCGTCGCGGTGCTGACCGAGTGGGAGTCGGGCCTGGACGGAGAGGCCGTCCTCACGGACTCTGGCGCATTCGAGACGGCCGAGACCGCCGTGGCGCAGCTGACGGCCGAGTTGGACAACCGGCACGACGCCACTCCCGCGACGGCGATGGGCGCCGCGACCGCGATCTCGCTGGACCTGACCCGGATCCTCGCAGCCCTCCGCCCTCGGCTGGCCCGGACCGCGACCTGA
- a CDS encoding 5'-3' exonuclease, which yields MLLDTAALYFRAFYGVPDTVRAPNGQPVNAVRGLLDIITRLVTEFPPTEIVACWDDDWRPQWRVDLIPTYKTHRVAAVVEPPAADAPTAIEDVPDFLSPQVPIIRELLAALGIPVIGAPRHEADDVIGTLASHADIPVDVITGDRDLFQLVDDSRAVRVIYTGRGMARLETLTYAALVAKTGVTPAQYADFATLRGDASDGLPGVAGIGEKTAATLLADFGDLDGIVAAAADPASAMAAGVRGKILAAADYLRVAPTVVNVVRDLQFPAFEARIRPSTPEQDAELDRLSAEWGLTTAMQRVRAALLALA from the coding sequence ATGCTGCTCGACACCGCTGCCCTGTACTTCCGTGCGTTCTACGGCGTGCCCGACACCGTGCGGGCGCCGAATGGGCAGCCTGTCAACGCCGTGCGCGGCCTGCTCGACATCATCACCCGGCTCGTCACCGAGTTCCCGCCCACCGAGATCGTGGCCTGCTGGGACGACGACTGGCGGCCGCAGTGGCGCGTCGACCTGATCCCGACCTACAAGACCCACCGGGTCGCCGCGGTCGTCGAGCCTCCCGCAGCGGATGCCCCCACCGCGATCGAGGACGTCCCCGACTTCCTCAGCCCGCAGGTTCCGATCATCCGCGAGCTGCTCGCCGCGCTCGGAATCCCGGTGATCGGCGCCCCGCGGCACGAAGCAGACGACGTGATCGGCACCCTCGCCTCCCACGCGGACATCCCCGTCGACGTCATCACCGGCGACCGCGACCTCTTCCAGCTCGTCGACGACTCCCGTGCCGTGCGGGTGATCTACACCGGCCGCGGCATGGCCAGGCTGGAGACCTTGACGTATGCCGCGCTGGTCGCGAAGACGGGGGTCACCCCGGCGCAGTACGCCGACTTCGCGACCCTCCGCGGCGACGCCTCCGATGGCCTCCCCGGTGTCGCCGGAATCGGCGAGAAGACCGCGGCCACGCTGCTCGCTGACTTCGGCGACCTCGACGGAATCGTCGCAGCGGCCGCCGATCCGGCCTCGGCCATGGCAGCGGGTGTGCGCGGCAAGATCCTCGCCGCCGCCGACTACCTCAGGGTCGCCCCGACCGTCGTCAACGTCGTGCGCGACCTGCAGTTCCCTGCATTCGAAGCCCGCATCCGCCCGAGCACCCCGGAGCAGGACGCCGAGCTCGACCGTCTCTCCGCCGAATGGGGCCTCACGACCGCGATGCAGCGAGTTCGCGCCGCCCTGCTTGCCCTCGCCTGA
- a CDS encoding EamA family transporter, whose product MPMLTALVGLAGALIYGSADFLGGLAAKRLSSVLVTAVAASSGLLVLLVALPFVGGVWSPDAVLWGSLSGVTGAIAISLLYACLAIGPMSILSPLTAVVSAIVPMTAGLVGGERLAPVGYAALGLALVAVVLVGFVPEKGAVRPTTLGVLMAIGSGIMIGVFLILIDLTPDDSGLVPLVLNRAVNAAIMFSIVGVLAVVSARRRRVLAGSGGTGVAAAGFGATDAAARAADTAPVPARTGRRSRSTLTIGLTLAAVCGLVDVAANFLLLIGIRIGDLSVISVLTAMYPAGTILLAAVVLRERIAPVQWVGLGLALAAAAMLALA is encoded by the coding sequence ATGCCTATGCTCACCGCCCTGGTCGGACTCGCCGGCGCCCTCATCTACGGGAGCGCCGACTTTCTCGGCGGCCTCGCGGCCAAGCGCCTCAGTTCGGTGCTCGTGACCGCGGTCGCCGCGAGCTCCGGTCTGCTGGTCCTGCTCGTCGCCCTGCCGTTCGTGGGAGGTGTCTGGTCGCCGGACGCCGTGCTCTGGGGCTCGCTCTCCGGGGTGACCGGCGCGATCGCGATCTCCCTGCTGTATGCGTGCCTCGCGATCGGTCCGATGAGCATCCTCTCGCCCCTGACCGCCGTGGTCTCGGCGATCGTGCCGATGACCGCCGGCCTCGTCGGCGGCGAGCGGCTCGCGCCGGTCGGATACGCCGCCCTCGGTCTCGCGCTCGTCGCGGTCGTGCTCGTGGGTTTCGTGCCAGAGAAGGGCGCGGTGCGGCCGACGACGCTCGGGGTGCTGATGGCGATCGGGTCAGGCATCATGATCGGCGTGTTCCTGATCCTGATCGACCTGACTCCCGACGACAGCGGACTCGTGCCGCTCGTGCTCAACCGGGCGGTCAACGCCGCGATCATGTTCTCGATCGTGGGCGTGCTCGCCGTCGTCTCCGCGCGTCGGCGGCGGGTGCTCGCGGGGTCCGGCGGTACGGGCGTTGCCGCCGCCGGTTTCGGGGCGACGGATGCCGCTGCTCGCGCGGCAGACACGGCCCCGGTTCCCGCCCGCACCGGTCGGCGCTCCCGGTCCACCCTCACGATCGGCCTGACGCTCGCCGCGGTCTGTGGTCTCGTCGACGTCGCCGCGAACTTCCTGCTGCTCATCGGGATCCGGATCGGCGACCTCAGCGTGATCAGCGTGCTGACCGCGATGTACCCGGCCGGGACGATCCTGCTCGCAGCGGTCGTGCTCAGGGAGCGGATCGCGCCGGTGCAGTGGGTCGGCCTCGGTCTCGCGCTCGCGGCGGCCGCGATGCTCGCACTCGCCTGA
- a CDS encoding IclR family transcriptional regulator — MVVTPKVPAARNTLRLLSHLAAQRGPARASAIATALDLPRSTVYQLLAVLVEQGFVVHLPEERRYGLGVAAFELSTGFSRQQPLSHLGRPLVAQLVDRLGESAHLVVLHGRDVVYLVEERAPRRPSLVTDVGVRLPSHLTASGRALLAALPAAQLRALYPDKAAFGRRQGEGPGQGPRSSSELRALLTTVRADGFAREDGEITPGMASVAVAVRDHTGWPAAGIAVTFPRERIAEEKWPALAAELAGTAAELSRRIHGRP; from the coding sequence ATGGTGGTCACACCGAAGGTCCCTGCCGCCCGGAACACCCTGCGGCTGCTCTCCCACCTTGCGGCCCAGCGCGGTCCGGCCCGGGCGAGCGCGATCGCGACGGCCCTCGACCTGCCGCGGTCGACGGTGTACCAGCTGCTCGCCGTGCTCGTAGAGCAGGGTTTCGTCGTGCACCTCCCCGAGGAACGCCGTTACGGCCTCGGTGTCGCAGCCTTCGAGCTCAGCACCGGATTCTCCCGTCAGCAGCCGCTGTCCCACCTCGGCCGCCCCCTCGTCGCGCAGCTCGTCGACCGGCTCGGCGAGAGCGCGCACCTCGTCGTGCTGCACGGCCGGGACGTGGTCTACCTCGTCGAGGAGCGCGCCCCGCGGCGGCCCTCACTCGTAACGGATGTCGGCGTCCGCCTCCCGAGCCACCTCACGGCGAGTGGGCGCGCGCTCCTCGCCGCGCTGCCCGCGGCCCAGCTGCGTGCGCTGTATCCGGACAAGGCGGCCTTCGGACGTCGGCAGGGTGAGGGTCCGGGGCAGGGGCCGCGGAGCTCGTCCGAGTTGCGTGCGCTGCTGACGACGGTGCGAGCCGACGGCTTCGCCCGCGAGGACGGGGAGATCACGCCGGGGATGGCATCCGTCGCCGTCGCCGTGCGGGACCACACCGGCTGGCCCGCCGCCGGGATCGCCGTGACCTTCCCCCGCGAGCGGATCGCCGAGGAGAAGTGGCCCGCGCTCGCCGCAGAGCTCGCCGGCACCGCCGCGGAGCTCTCCCGCCGCATCCACGGGCGTCCGTGA